In the Engystomops pustulosus chromosome 2, aEngPut4.maternal, whole genome shotgun sequence genome, one interval contains:
- the IFT57 gene encoding intraflagellar transport protein 57 homolog, which yields MTEDGRRMEEEERGPGAVFHVFVLMEDLLEKLKLLDYEEDLLRKQNMRPISRLYFALPTNPGEQFYMFSSLAAWLINKAGRYFEQPQEYDDPNAVISKILSELRSFGGTADFPPSKLKAGYGEQVCYVLDFLAEKALKHIDFTWNRPTYPSEELEEEVVGEDDAELTLNKIEDEIVEEDSDNDEEQFIDLNVLKAQTSKLSAESSKPAEILESNTDAAEWYLEVERVLPQLKVTVRTDNKDWRAHVDQMHQHRDGMETSLGETKGYLDKLHSEVSKTLEKVTSREKYINSQLDPLIQEYRAAQAQLSELKEQHQQVTEKVTEKTRILSELNEDLEKVKQEIEEKGSSITDGAPLVKMKQALTKLKQENIQMDIRIGVVEHALLQSKLKEKSNMTRDMHAAVIPESSIDY from the exons ATGACTGAAGATGGTAGAAGAATGGAAGAGGAGGAGCGAGGACCAGGGGCTGTCTTCCATGTGTTTGTTCTCATGGAGGACTTGCTGGAGAAATTGAAACTTCTGGATTATGAAGAGGATTTACTAAGGAAGCAAAATATGAGGCCAATATCCCG TCTCTATTTTGCATTGCCAACCAACCCTGGGGAACAGTTCTACATGTTCAGTTCTCTCGCTGCATGGCTTATCAATAAAGCTGGACGCTATTTTGAACAGCCCCAAGAATATGATGATCCAAATGCTGTCATTTCTAAAATTCTTTCAGAGTTGCGTTCCTTT ggtggTACAGCAGATTTTCCCCCCTCTAAACTGAAGGCAGGCTATGGAGAGCAAGTGTGTTATGTCCTCGACTTCTTAGCAGAGAAAGCCTTAAAGCATATAGACTTTACATGGAACAG ACCAACCTACCCATCTGAAGAACTGGAAGAAGAGGTTGTAGGGgaagatgatgcagagctgactTTAAACAAGATTGAAGATGAAATTGTG GAAGAAGATTCGGACAATGATGAGGAACAGTTCATAGATCTAAATGTTCTTAAGGCACAGACTAGTAAATTG TCGGCTGAGTCTTCTAAGCCAGCAGAGATTTTGGAATCCAACACAGATGCAGCAGAGTGGTATCTGGAAGTGGAGCGCGTTCTTCCTCAGCTGAAGGTCACAGTCAGAACAGACAATAAG GACTGGAGAGCTCACGTGGATCAAATGCATCAACACAGAGATGGCATGGAAACATCCTTAGGTGAAACCAAG GGATATCTGGACAAGCTTCACAGTGAAGTCAGTAAAACTCTGGAGAAAGTGACCAGTCGAGAGAAGTATATCAACAGCCAGCTTGATCCTCTGATCCAGGAGTATCGGGCCGCACAAGCCCAACTGAGTGAG TTAAAGGAGCAGCACCAGCAAGTAACTGAAAAGGTAACAGAGAAGACACGAATCTTGTCTGAG CTAAATGAAGATTTAGAGAAGGTAAAGCAGGAAATTGAAGAAAAAGGGAGCAGCATTACAGATGGTG CCCCTCTTGTGAAGATGAAGCAAGCCTTAACCAAGCTGAAGCAGGAGAACATACAGATGGACATAAGGATTGGAGTTGTGGAACATGCGCTACTTCAGTCAAAGCTTAAAGAAAAATCCAATATGACAAGAGACATGCATGCTGCAGTCATTCCAGAATCTTCCATAGACTAttaa